tttccccctcactttcaggcaccccaatcagacgtagatttggtctttttacataatcccatacttcttgcaggctttgttcatttctttttcttcttttttcttttggtttctcttctcgcttcatttcattcatttgatcctcaattgctgatactctttcttccagttgatcgagtcggttactgaagcttgtgcatttgtcacgtatttctcgtgtcatggttttcatctctttcatttcgtttatgaccttctctgcattaattagtctagccgtcaattcttccacttttttttcaagatttttagtttctttgcgctgggtacgtaattcctcctttagctctgagaaatttgatggactgaagccttcttctctcatctcgtcaaagtcattctccgtccagctttgatccgttgctggcgatgagctgcgctcctttgccgggggagatgcgctcttgttttttgaatttccagcttttctgccctgctttttccccatctttgtggttttatctgcctctggtctttgatgatggtgatgtactgatggggttttggtgtaggtgtccttcctgtttgatagttttccttctaacagtcaggaccctcagctgtaggtctgttggagattgcttgaggtccactccagaccctgtttgcctgggtaacagcagcagaggctcagttgaaaatgccgaaatcaccggtcttctgtgtcgctggcgctgggagttgaagactggagctgctcctattcggccatcttgctccgcccccctttttttttttttttttgaggcagagtcttgctctgtcacccaggttggagtgtagtggcatgatcttggatccctgcaggctccacctcccaggttcatgccattctcctgcctcagcctcccaagtagctgggactacaggcgcccaccaccacgcctggctaatattttgtatttttagtagaggggggtttcaccgtgttagccaggatggtctcgatctcctgacctcatgatccgccctcctcggtctccccaggtactgggattacaggtgtgagccaccacgcccggcctaaggGTTTTCATATGAAGTAAAATGTCTTTCCTATAAATGCGCAaactatttttttcacttaatttcttcctatttgaacTCAGAAGCAGTTTGAAGAGGATGAGGTCAGAAAgacttttaagaaaatgtatcCCCAAACATTGGCTTTTGTGGCTCCCTTCATCATGAGTGACCTGTGGATCATGCACAGGGTAGTGACTAACTTCCGCAACTCTAAGATTTCATTTAAGCAACTTTTTCTCCCCAGTATCCAATATCTAGAATCTGATGTTCTATCTAGGAATGGTATGCTTGCATTATATTTTGCAACATTTGGTGGctctgtgtttaaaataaaaagcttttaaaagtcaattgtatttctatatactggaaatgcaaaaatgaaatgTAACCAAAAGAAGAGCACTAAAACAATGATACATGGAACAATATcaaaaaagattaataatatcAGCACTTAGTGGTATACATTTTCATCTCAGTATTCCTTTTGTTTTGTCCTCTGAATTTTggtatattatattttcattttaattcagtttaatgtattttttgtttcatttcaattttgtttctaTGACCATGTCTTATTTATAAATGATTTGGCTTgtttccaagtgtttggagatTGTCTCATCTTTCTATTCTTACTTTATAGTCTGAATGAATCACAGCTAGAGAACATCTTCcatatgatttcaattattttacatttttttagtttgttttcaaagctgtatacttttattttgatGGCTTCTGGCAAATGTCAtacaattttaatattgttttttacttttattttaagttcgggggtccatgtgcaggtttgttacacaagtaaacttgtgtcaagggggtttgttgtatagattatttcatcacataGGTATTAatcctagtacccattagttatttttcctgatcccctCACTCTTCCTACCCTTCATCCTCCAATAAGCCCCAATGTCtgttcctctctatgtgtccacttgttctcatcatttagcttccacttataagtgagaatatgtggtatttggttttctgtaacTGTGTTTGCCAAGGATAAtcgcctccagctccatccatgtctctgcaaaggacatgatctcattctttttatggctacatagtattccatggtgtatatgtaccacgtttctttatccagtctatcactgatggacatttcggttgttGTGTTACGTTTCAGGATATAGcctatcttggtaaatgttctgTGGGTGTTTGAAAAGGATGTGCGTTCTGATGTCATTGATGGAATGTCCtaaaaatgtcaattaggtcataTCGGTTATTAGTGTTGTTGAATTCTTCTATATACTTAATGAACTATCTCTATTAATTGTGTAAGGAGGCATGTTGAAGTATCTAATTATAattgtagatttgtctatttGTTCTTTCAGTCTTATCAGTTTTTGTTTAACATAATTTGTCGCTAACTTGTAtggtacatacatatttagaattgCTATGGCTTGTCCCTTTTATCATTGTGTTATATCTTACTCTGTccctggtaattttctttgctctgaataAAGCTGATACTAGCACAGTTACTCTAGCGTCTTTTTTTGCATGGTGCatcttatttcatctttttatttttcacacacCTGTGTCATTATATTTGAATTGAGTTTCTTCTAGATGGCATGTAAAaggtcatttttttctactttgccAATCTCTGTCTTTAAATTGGTGAATTTAAACCATTTATATCTAAAGTAATGTCGATATGTTAGGATTAAGtcacctattttatttttgattttggtttcttccctcatttttaatttgttctatTTTCCCTACTATCCTGTAGGTGACTGTAAtgtttttttagaattttattttgatctATCTATAAAGTTTTTGGTGTATCTCTTTCTACAGGTTTCTTAGTGGTCATTCTAGCTATTACATTATGTAACCAATTTACCAGTTCAAATACAGTATAGAAATCTCATTCTTTCAGTCTCTTTATCCTCCCAtactttaaatacaaaattttccTAACTATTTATATACATTGGGTACAACAATAAATAATGCAATAAGTTTTGCTTTAACTGTCAAATTCAATTTGGAAAACTCAAGAGAAGTAAAGGCTATTGTATCTAcacatatgtttctttttattgtgttgtCTTTTGGTGTTCTAGgattcttacattttcttttttttttttttttNNNNNNNNNNNNNNNNNNNNNNNNNNNNNNNNNNNNNNNNNNNNNNNNNNNNNNNNNNNNNNNNNNNNNNNNNNNNNNNNNNNNNNNNNNNNNNNNNNNNttttttttttttttttttttttttttttttgagacggagtctcgctcggtcgcccaggctggagtgcagtggccggatctcagctcactgcaagctctgcctcccgggtttatgccattctcctgcctcagcctcccgagtagctgggactacaggcgcccgccacctcgcccggctagttttttgtatttttagtagagacggggtttcaccatgttagccaggatggtctcgatctcctgaccttgtgatccgcccgtctcggcctcccaaagtgctgggattacaggcttgagccaccgcgcccggccggattcttacattttcaatgtttattgttttgtctTGAAGTTTGCTGATTCTTCCCTCTGTCCTCCCAAGTATGCTTTTAATTCCATTCACTGAGGTGTCcttcttgtttgcttttctgtatttcttcttccttttttcttccctccctccctccctccctcccttccttccttctccttccttccctccttccctctttccctccttcccttcctccttccctccttcttttcctccctccctacctcccttccttctgtgtctctctctttttctttctttctgttatatttttcagttctataataAAACCTCcacttccatttgtttcttttttatgtcttctatttatttgctgagactttttattttgtatttccttcaaaTCTGCTTGTAATTTCTCAATGAAGAATTTTATGATAATTTTAGTATCTGTTTTATCTTAGAATTGGCATCTATTCACTGTTTTTTCATTCTAGCTGAGATTTTTCTGGTTTGTATGgtgggagtttttgtttttgttttttaaattaaatcctaAATTTTTCAATGTAATGAGACTCTGTATACtattaaaatcttttgttttatcAGGCTTCATCTGGCACTAggccatctgcaaaatggaagtaGAAATTAGATTCCCCTCTTGGCCTCTGTTGATTCTATAGAGAAGGCCCAGCAGGGTGCCTCATTACTGCTGGGCAGAGGTGAGGGTCCAAGCTCCTTACTATGTCTCTGCTGGCTGGGAGGGAAAAGGTCATCTTCTTATTACTCCCTATATGACCTCCACTGACACTATGGTGAGGGGATACTCTTTACTGCTGGAAAGTGTTGACGAACTGGCTTCCAACTCAACCTTCTTTGATATCACCTTGGCAGTGAGGAGAAATTTACCTCACTGGATGGAGTAGAATTACCGGCTCTTCACATGGTCTCTAATGACACCAATGGGAAGAGGGTTATTACTACCAGAAAGGTTAGAAATCTGGACTCCTTACTTTATTTGCGGGGAAGATAGGCCATCGCTTATTTGTGGCCTTTTGTGGATGGTGAACAGTTATTGTCTTGAAGTTTTCTATCTTTccaggcttctttttttcttgtcctcTGGTTAGAGATAGTaggcttcttcttcttttttttttttttttttttttttgggcgaGGGGGCATGGGGGTACTATTTATGTCTGCGTCTGTTGGTGTGTTTTTGGGCTGCTGGTTTCTCCAACACCCAATTGGACTTATATGAggcaaattaaaagaaacaaaaaatgcaaaaagagaaaTTACCATGCCATGTATTGGGTCTTGAAGTTTCTACCTGATTTGCTGCTTCTATCtttcagagtttcttttttttttaatgtttgcattttataaTATCCAGAGTTTTTAGTTGTGCCTAGTAGCATGCGTAGGGGAAAGTGTATCTATTCCATTTTACTCCAGAACTGGGAGTCTACAATTTATTTTCAGACTATTGACTTTCTCATATTCTGTGATTATGCTAACTTAATTTATTAATTCGattttctgtacattttcttgagttatctatatatgtatactgTGACATTTGTTAATAATGAATATTTGATTGCTTCCTCTCCATTTCTTATAccgttttattttttcttgtctcaTTACACTGCCTAAGTCTCCAGAATAATGTTGAATTATGGTGGCAATATCAAGTATTATTTGTTTCTTAGTTTCAGCGTGAAAGTCCTTAATATTTCAACAGTgagcataatatttattttagaatgtttttgtgGATACTCTTTATCAGATTAAGGATTCCCTAGCATAAGGTTACTTGGGATTCGTAGTTTACAAATTTgatatctttttttaataaattggtATTGAATTTTGCAATAATTTACATCTATCAATTTGTAAACATAGTTAATTACATggattgatttttgaattttcaacTAGTCTTACAAATCTGGAGTAAGACAAGTGGTTCATAttgtattatctttttatgtaTCAATAGATATAATTTGCTAATTATTTAAGTGATCATTATATTTATGTTCATAGGTGagattaatttataattaatttattattattataacatggtcagattttgaaatttaaaacatgctggtaacaaaaagaaataaaaagtattctctattttttttactcACAGGAAGAGTTTGTATAACGTTGGTGCTATGTTTTTCTTGTATGTTTAAAGAATTTGCTAATGTaggttttctttgtgggaagaaatttaagaatagatttaatatatttaatgaatcCCAGTCTATTACAGATTTTCCAAGTCTTCTGCAGAGTGCCTtgaataatcatattttaaagaagtttttccAATTATTGAACTTATTGGTATAATTCATTTGGTCAATGCAATATGAGAAGATTCAAGAGCCAGGGTGAGATTCACCACGTGGCTGTTTTCCTACCCAAGCAATAATGAAATTACATGTGGAGGTAAATAATTCATCAGCATGAATCTATTGGTGACTACAAGAAGCAGAGATCAACGGCTGACATGCATCCCATATTATTATTGTggcattaatataaaataaacatttgttaagtgaATAATATTTTAGGGATTGTTATTTCATTGTAAGCTGACCCACACTGTCAAAATTagtaattcttaaaaaaattctgagcttcatattttatttgaacAGGAACATTGTATGTTGGATTTTAGATGTAAATGTATCAATCATTAGATGTAttgctataaaattttaaaatttgtttaattcaaccattgtggaagatagtgtggtgattcctcaaagacctagaaccagaaataccatttgacccagcaatcccattactgggtatataccccccaaaatacaaatcattctattataaagatacatccacacatatattcattgcagcactattcacaatagcaaagacatggaatcaacccaaatgccaatcaatgatagattggataaagaaaatgtttgcatatacactatggaatactatgcaaccataaaaaggagatcatgtcctttgcaggcacatggatggagccagaagccattatcctcagctaACTaagtcaggaacagaaaaccaaacaccacatgttcccacttacagctgaacaatgagaacacatggacacagggaagagaAAACCACACACCcaggcctgttggggagtggggagaaggaggagggagagcattaggacaaatacctaatgcctGCGGGGCTTacaacctagatgatgggttgataggtgcagcaaaccaccatggcacatgtataactgTGTAACGTACCTGCACCTTCTGCACGTATATccaagaacttaaaataaaatacaagtctGGTGAATTCTTGCAtctttaacatctctgaaagCGTTTCTATGTCTCAATGAAATTTTTACAAGTTATTTTTACtaaatatgagaaaagaaaacctctctaaaatatttattctgttgtCAATGCCACATTGATGAGAGAAGATATAAAAGCTTCCCGCgtttatttaacacatttttatcccattttatttattttattttaggtatttaAGTTAGTTAGGGAGTATAAAGATAATAAAGATATAAACTCAGTCATTAATAAATTTACCAAACCTCTTTAGCTTCTGTCTTTGTCATGCAGATTTGTTGCTACGATTGCTTTAAAATCCAAAGACTAAAAAAGGTGTAAGTACTTCAATGTACTTCacagttcttttgtattttatattttaattttcattcagtttcTTGTAAACTTGAatgtagatttaattttttatctttaattataaAGATTTGGTAAACAGTAAACAGGCCTATGAATATGTCTTAATATAACTTAAGGATACAACCAATGTCAATGAGGGTTTTTTTGACGACAATGATGacagtaatataaaataaacttcccaaaaattgacaaatgtgaaaaTGTCATGAACTCATTTCTATATACTTTCAAGTATCCTGCACAAACTGGCAGATCAAACTGTTGTTGCAATATGGTAAGTCGGCCAATGTAGAACTTTACCTTCTATACCCTATATCATTGAAAAAATCAACTttaatatgaataaattatttttgaactgCGTTATGAGGCAGGCACCATAGTAGACATATTcatgtctgttttcatttttcatcttcacACCAGCACTGAGAAGTACACATCATTTTATGCATGCTACATATGAGGAAATTAGGGCTTCAGTTTTTCAGGTTTACATGAATTGTAATTCAAAGAGGGATATTTGAACCCACAATATTGAGCAGCTGCTCTCTCCATTACATGTGATAAGGTGATGAAGCTAATGTATTTCATTAGCTTGTTGTTATATAGTCATAATTGAATTCACTCTAATATATCTAACTGATATTCTCTTAAATAtgtacagaaataaatacatttaaattgacTGCAGATATCTACAGATGCTCCtcacttatgatgggtttatgtCTGAATAAACCCATAGtaagttgaaaatactgtaagtcaaaaatgtatttaataaaactaACCTACTGAACATGATAGCTTAGCCTAACCTCCCTCAAACATGCCCAGAACATTGACACTGGTCTATAGTTagacaaaatcatctaacacaaagcatattttataataataaagtgttgaatgtAATTTATGGAATGCTGTgctgaaagtgaaaaatgaaatggttATATGAATACTCAAAGTATGGTTTGTGCACCAtcttaaagacaaaaaattataagGTGAATCATCATAACTCAGGGACCATCTGTAGTTAGAATAACttaaaattgaaggaaaaaaataaagcaaggtagAGAAGGTAGTGAAGGCTTAGAAAAAGTGGTTTGTACCAGTTCTAAATGACAAACTAAATGGAAACAGtggatgaaataaaatttgatgaGATGAATAGatgagatgaaaaaagaaaatctgatagAAAAACAGATTTGattcaataaaaaagtaaacagattAGTTATAGTGTACAGTTGAATGATAAAGTCAGTAATAGGACTATTtggatttaatgaaataaatttaaaaactaggcaATTACCTTCTAACTCATTAttcaaaaagtaattattttaaccTCAGATTTTCTACTTTGAAAAATTCACATCAATGTCTCATGTCTCCTGGTCTCTCCACGTAAGTCCAGTTCTGACCCAGAGCTTCTGCATAGCTGACTTTACCTCCTTGTTCCGAAGTGTGTAGATGAGGGGGTTTAGCATTGGTGTAATAACATTGTAGAGTACAGACACCATCTTGTCCACAGAAAATGTAGAGAAAGGACGAGCATAGATGAAAATACAGGGTccaaaaaacagtgttaccacCATGAGGTGAGAGGCACACGTGGAAAGTGCCTTTCGCCTTCCTTCCTTGGAGCGAATCTTGACTAGGATAGTGGTGTAGGAGGAAATTAACACCACAAAGGAGCTGGTGGAGATCAACCCACTGTTAGATACCATGAGCAATTCAATGACAAAAGTGTCAGCACAGGCAAGTTTGATGACAGGGGGAACATCACAAAAAAAGTTGTCTACCTGGTTTGGCCCACAAAAGGGTAGATGGATAGTGAGAATGGTCTGGACAGTGGAGTGCACAAATCCTCCCATCCAGGAGGCAGCAACCAACACACAGCATAACCCCCGACTCATGACAGTGGTGTAGTGCAGGGGGCGACAGATTGCAACATAGCGATCGTAGGCCATCACTGTGAGCAGGAACATCTCAGCTGCCCCTACTAAATGGAGGAAGAAGAGTTGCACAATGCATTGGTCATAGGAAATGAGTTTCTCATGATTAAGAAAGTCAGCCAGAAGCTTAGGGGTCGTTACTGTTGAATAACATAGGTCCAGAAATGAGAGGTTGCCAAGAAGGAAATACATGGGTGATGAGTTCAGGTATTTATCAGATGCCACTGTGACCATGATGAGGACATTGCCCACCCAAGTGGAcacatagaagaaaagaaatagaacaaataGCCCTGCTTCAATAGATGATGTCTGTGAGAAGCCTGACAAGAAAAattctctcaccacttctgtttggtttttatcCATTTGACCTGGTTCTACCTAGATCAAAGAGATTAAACAATAGGGCATTagtgatatttaaaatgaatgaggTAATTCATATCAAATACAAGACTCTGCTCATTTCAAAAGAGAGATTTTTCATCCTCTAAGATACATCCTGATTAATTagctgaaagaaattattttctccttacctaatataaatatatattatttcaccAACTGCAACCTTGTGACACTAACGACATGGTCAAGGTTAATTAGAACATGAAGTTACCTGGCTCCAAGCCGCTAACTTCCACATGATGCATTTCTCCCTTCCATCATTCAACACAttacttctctctccttttccacaTTCAGTctcaagaaatgttttatttttctgaaatattatttttaataaaaatatttgggaaaaaataaaatcaaaggtaGAATTTCAGATTCCAGTAAATGGACATTAGATCTGTAGAGCTTTTATTTGAGAAAAGGGAATCCCTGTACCCTTTGCCATCAAGAAAACTCTTGTAGGACTCTAACCTGTGCAAATAGCTACAGGAAAGATCACATTCCACTTGGGATTATTGCTAGTTCAATGACCTCttactatattttctttgataTGCCTCTCCAGCTTACTATATTCTATAATCCacttatttctagtttattattgtcaatgatatattttttatcttaaatcaTAGCTGTGGGCGTGTAGGTATACATTATGCTTATAATGatctaaatataattataaaatggttATTCATGCATTGAAATGACTCTCCTTCGACTAGTctatcaaatcaaataaaaaccaaCTATTTCTCTGAGACAAAAATAGCAATTtgtatgttgtgtatattttatccGTTTACACGAGCAATAGCTAGAACATGCTACTGTATGAGATGAAATGGGTGATGGTCCACTGAGAACTGCAGGGAGGGGTGTTTTTGGTGTTTCGTGATAGCCATTATTCACTCAGATTCTACAGCTCAGTTCTGCCATACACAGAGCAACATTCTGAAGACTTAAGATGTAATAATTAGATAGcaatttaaagtttaaatattgaattttctTCATCTTATTATAATTTGTGCCACTTCTAAATCTATAAACTGTATACTTTCATTTAGGCAAATCgacaagaataaaaatgttaaaaataaaattaattttaaactaaataaaagcttaaaaataataaaatttacatattccTTATTTAAGGCAATTATGTAACTATAAAGATTACATCCAATTATGTGCTAAAGGTTAAAAATATCAAGACACTATGAGGTAAAATTTC
The Theropithecus gelada isolate Dixy chromosome 7b, Tgel_1.0, whole genome shotgun sequence DNA segment above includes these coding regions:
- the LOC112628269 gene encoding olfactory receptor 4Q2 — protein: MDKNQTEVVREFFLSGFSQTSSIEAGLFVLFLFFYVSTWVGNVLIMVTVASDKYLNSSPMYFLLGNLSFLDLCYSTVTTPKLLADFLNHEKLISYDQCIVQLFFLHLVGAAEMFLLTVMAYDRYVAICRPLHYTTVMSRGLCCVLVAASWMGGFVHSTVQTILTIHLPFCGPNQVDNFFCDVPPVIKLACADTFVIELLMVSNSGLISTSSFVVLISSYTTILVKIRSKEGRRKALSTCASHLMVVTLFFGPCIFIYARPFSTFSVDKMVSVLYNVITPMLNPLIYTLRNKEVKSAMQKLWVRTGLTWRDQET